The following coding sequences lie in one Pseudoxanthomonas sp. SE1 genomic window:
- a CDS encoding pyridoxal-phosphate dependent enzyme gives MPMPLPTFDDVLAAAARIAPHAHTTPVLHSSALDALAGCVLHFKAEPLQRTGAFKFRGACNAVWALDDTTAARGVVTHSSGNHGAALALAARTRGIACHVVVPEGANAAKLANIARYGAHLHTCAPTIAAREAAAERVQAETGASLIHPYTHPHVIAGQGTAALELLNAHGPLDALVAPVGGGGLLSGTAIAAAATAVDCRIYGAEPEGAADAADSLAAGERRVDFVPDTVCDGLRGALGEPNFTLLRLHAAEVLTVPDAETLSAMRLLWQCLKLVVEPSSAIALAAILRHRERFAGLQVGVLLSGGNVDLDALPWEAAA, from the coding sequence ATGCCGATGCCCTTGCCTACCTTCGACGACGTCCTCGCCGCGGCCGCCCGTATCGCCCCCCATGCACACACCACCCCCGTCCTGCATTCCAGTGCACTGGATGCCCTGGCGGGCTGCGTGCTCCATTTCAAGGCTGAACCGCTGCAGCGGACGGGCGCGTTCAAGTTCCGCGGCGCCTGCAACGCCGTCTGGGCGCTCGACGACACGACGGCAGCGCGTGGCGTGGTGACGCACTCCTCGGGCAACCACGGCGCCGCACTGGCGCTGGCGGCACGGACGCGCGGCATCGCGTGCCATGTGGTCGTGCCCGAAGGCGCAAATGCCGCGAAGCTGGCCAACATCGCCCGCTATGGCGCCCATCTGCACACCTGCGCGCCGACGATAGCCGCCCGCGAAGCGGCGGCGGAGCGCGTGCAGGCCGAAACCGGTGCCAGCCTGATCCATCCCTACACCCATCCGCACGTCATCGCCGGCCAGGGTACGGCGGCGCTGGAGCTGCTGAACGCCCACGGACCGCTGGATGCGCTGGTCGCGCCGGTCGGTGGAGGCGGACTTCTCTCCGGCACTGCGATCGCCGCGGCGGCGACGGCCGTGGATTGCCGCATCTACGGCGCCGAGCCGGAAGGGGCTGCCGATGCTGCCGACTCGCTGGCGGCTGGCGAGCGCCGGGTGGACTTCGTGCCAGACACGGTCTGCGATGGCCTGCGTGGCGCACTCGGCGAACCCAACTTCACCCTGCTGCGCCTGCACGCCGCAGAAGTGTTGACCGTGCCCGACGCCGAAACGCTCTCCGCGATGCGGCTGCTGTGGCAATGCCTGAAACTGGTGGTCGAACCTTCGTCCGCCATCGCGCTGGCCGCGATCCTGCGGCACCGGGAGCGCTTCGCGGGACTGCAAGTCGGCGTGCTCCTGTCCGGAGGCAACGTCGACCTGGATGCGCTTCCCTGGGAGGCGGCGGCATGA
- a CDS encoding YdcF family protein — MSTRGRKSKRGLAGWMWRLLLLALVWLVGVAAYIVWVGQRDDAARADAIIVLGAAAYDAKPSPVFEERIRHGIDLYKRGMAPTLIFTGGYGGSGARFSESQVARRYALRQGVPEKAILIESLSRNTHENLRQASLLMQQHNLHSVIIVSDPLHMARALRISRGLGVRAVGSPTPTSRFRTFATRWRFLLQEVYFFHRDRLPR, encoded by the coding sequence ATGAGCACGCGGGGCCGCAAATCGAAGCGTGGCCTTGCGGGCTGGATGTGGCGCCTGCTGTTGCTTGCCCTGGTGTGGCTGGTCGGCGTGGCGGCCTACATCGTGTGGGTGGGGCAGCGGGACGACGCGGCGCGCGCCGATGCGATCATCGTGTTGGGCGCCGCCGCTTACGACGCCAAGCCATCGCCCGTGTTCGAGGAGCGCATCCGCCACGGCATCGATCTGTACAAGCGCGGCATGGCGCCGACGCTGATCTTCACCGGCGGCTACGGCGGTTCGGGCGCGCGCTTCTCGGAATCGCAGGTCGCGCGCCGCTACGCGTTGCGCCAGGGCGTGCCGGAGAAAGCGATCCTGATCGAATCGCTGTCGCGCAATACGCACGAGAATCTGCGCCAGGCATCGCTGCTGATGCAGCAACACAACCTGCACAGCGTCATCATCGTGAGCGATCCGCTGCACATGGCACGCGCGCTGAGGATCAGTCGCGGCCTGGGCGTCCGTGCCGTCGGCTCGCCCACGCCGACCAGCCGTTTCCGCACGTTCGCCACGCGCTGGCGCTTCCTGTTGCAGGAAGTCTATTTCTTCCATCGCGACCGTCTGCCACGCTGA
- a CDS encoding ketosteroid isomerase-related protein → MKIDGTRRQDRATELVLSYYAAFNRGDWATMLALLTDDVVHDLNQGAREIGRDAFAAFLGRMNASYREQLRDIVVLVTQDGQHAAAEYVVHGEYHHTDEGLPAASGQTYVLPGGAFFDIRDDRIARVTNYYNLQDWIAQVGG, encoded by the coding sequence ATGAAGATCGACGGCACGCGCCGGCAGGATCGCGCCACCGAACTCGTCCTCAGCTACTACGCCGCGTTCAATCGCGGCGATTGGGCGACCATGCTGGCATTGCTGACGGACGATGTGGTGCACGACCTCAACCAGGGTGCGCGCGAGATCGGGCGCGACGCCTTCGCCGCCTTCCTCGGCCGCATGAACGCCAGTTATCGCGAACAGTTGCGCGACATCGTGGTGCTGGTCACGCAGGACGGCCAGCATGCCGCCGCGGAGTACGTGGTGCATGGCGAATACCACCACACCGACGAGGGCCTGCCAGCCGCGAGCGGCCAGACGTACGTGCTGCCGGGCGGTGCGTTCTTCGATATCCGCGACGACCGCATCGCGCGCGTCACCAACTACTACAACCTGCAGGACTGGATCGCACAGGTCGGCGGCTGA
- the bioC gene encoding malonyl-ACP O-methyltransferase BioC yields the protein MTTFDQRHIRRAFSRSAAGYDAAAALQHEVEKRLMESLDYFTLRTGQEAAAPSVVLDVGCGPGHAAAAMRKRWPKAQVVALDLALPMLREAKKQAGWWKPFQRVCADLRALPLAEGSVDVLFCNLSLQWVDDLPAAFNGFRRVLKPGGLLVCSTFGPETLQELRDAFAHADAVPHVSPFPPIAQFGDALMMAGFRDPVLDRDRFTLTYDDLPALMRELRAMGATNALQQRRHTLTGRARFAAAADAYEPLRRADGKLPSTWDVIYAHAWAPPPGAPIRGQGEDIAAVPLAKIPIRRKL from the coding sequence ATGACCACCTTCGACCAACGCCATATCCGGCGCGCCTTCTCGCGTTCCGCTGCCGGTTACGACGCGGCGGCGGCCCTGCAGCATGAAGTGGAAAAGCGGTTGATGGAGTCGCTGGACTATTTCACCCTGCGAACAGGACAGGAAGCCGCAGCGCCCAGCGTGGTGCTGGACGTGGGGTGCGGTCCCGGGCACGCGGCGGCTGCGATGCGCAAGCGCTGGCCGAAGGCGCAGGTGGTCGCCCTGGACCTGGCGTTGCCGATGCTGCGCGAAGCGAAGAAGCAAGCCGGCTGGTGGAAGCCGTTCCAGCGCGTGTGCGCCGACCTGCGTGCATTGCCATTGGCCGAAGGCAGCGTGGATGTACTGTTCTGCAACCTCAGCCTGCAGTGGGTGGACGATCTGCCTGCTGCATTCAATGGATTCCGTCGAGTATTGAAGCCCGGTGGCCTGCTGGTGTGCTCGACCTTCGGCCCGGAGACGTTGCAGGAACTGCGCGATGCCTTCGCGCATGCCGATGCCGTGCCGCATGTCAGTCCGTTCCCGCCGATCGCCCAGTTCGGCGATGCGCTGATGATGGCCGGCTTCCGCGATCCGGTGCTCGATCGCGACCGCTTCACGTTGACCTACGACGACCTGCCCGCCCTGATGCGTGAGTTGCGCGCGATGGGTGCGACCAATGCGCTGCAACAACGTCGGCATACGCTGACCGGGCGTGCGCGTTTCGCGGCCGCTGCCGATGCGTACGAGCCGCTGCGGCGCGCAGACGGCAAGCTGCCCAGCACGTGGGATGTCATCTATGCCCATGCCTGGGCGCCGCCGCCGGGCGCGCCAATCCGCGGGCAGGGTGAAGACATCGCAGCCGTGCCGCTGGCGAAGATCCCGATCCGGCGCAAGCTGTAG
- the bioH gene encoding pimeloyl-ACP methyl ester esterase BioH, giving the protein MHIESIGNGPSLVLLHGWALHGGVFAPLVQRLSDRYTLHLVDLPGHGHSRESDVALTLEATAEAILASTPPAAWLAWSLGGLFALQAAARSPQVRGLAMVASTPRFVRSDAWTHAVDASVFAQFGTDLRNDYAGTLERFLALDTMGSEHARSELRTLKHDLYARGEPAPEALQAGLQLLEQSDMRSTLPTLSVPSLWLAGRRDLLVPSKAMRTAAELAPQAHFVEIAGGGHAPFLGHADRVAEEVDRFMQSLAQEVAA; this is encoded by the coding sequence ATGCATATCGAATCCATCGGCAACGGCCCATCCCTGGTGCTGCTGCACGGTTGGGCGCTGCATGGCGGGGTGTTCGCACCGCTGGTGCAGCGGCTCTCCGACCGCTACACCCTCCATCTCGTCGACCTGCCCGGGCACGGCCACAGCCGCGAAAGCGATGTCGCGCTGACGCTGGAGGCCACCGCCGAAGCCATTCTCGCCAGTACGCCGCCCGCAGCGTGGCTGGCATGGTCGCTGGGCGGGTTGTTCGCGTTGCAGGCCGCCGCGCGGTCGCCGCAGGTGCGTGGACTGGCGATGGTCGCCTCCACCCCGCGCTTCGTCCGCAGCGACGCATGGACACACGCGGTCGATGCCAGCGTGTTCGCGCAGTTCGGCACCGACCTGCGCAACGACTATGCGGGCACCCTGGAGCGCTTTCTCGCGCTGGACACCATGGGCTCCGAACATGCGCGCAGCGAGCTGCGCACGTTGAAGCACGATCTCTATGCGCGCGGCGAACCCGCGCCCGAAGCACTACAGGCGGGACTGCAATTGCTGGAACAATCCGACATGCGTTCGACGCTGCCGACGCTGTCCGTGCCCAGCCTGTGGCTGGCCGGTCGCCGCGACCTGCTGGTGCCGTCGAAGGCGATGCGCACAGCAGCGGAACTTGCGCCGCAGGCGCACTTCGTCGAGATCGCCGGGGGCGGCCACGCGCCGTTCCTGGGGCACGCCGACCGGGTGGCTGAAGAAGTCGATCGCTTCATGCAGTCGCTGGCGCAGGAGGTGGCGGCATGA
- the bioF gene encoding 8-amino-7-oxononanoate synthase produces the protein MTRPDLHDRILAQRQQRVALARQRTRRIVSRRDGVRVEVDGRWLTEFSSNDYLGLAQQFEVTNALQDAAAREGTGAGASHLVSGHHAIHEGLERDVAEWLGYPRALLFGSGFLANLAVQQALLEDGDVCVQDRLNHASLLDATRLAGAKLRRYPHLDPEGALRQLKLQADGAAMLVTDGVFSMDGDTAPLRALSLVARMQQALLFVDDAHGVGVRGPDGRGSVAEARMGVADVPLQLVTLGKALGGYGAVVVGEEMLIQHLAETARPYIYTTALPPALAAATRVAVKHARRDHWRREKLQSLVDRFRSGAQRAGLQLMASESPIQPVLCGSDANALALSAALDSAGYLVPAIRPPTVPDGKARLRITLSALHSAQDVDGLVVTLARSWDAVQRVHGAVA, from the coding sequence ATGACCCGTCCTGACCTGCACGACCGCATCCTTGCCCAGCGCCAGCAACGCGTGGCGCTGGCGCGCCAGCGCACACGCCGCATCGTCAGCCGGCGCGATGGCGTGCGCGTGGAGGTCGATGGCCGCTGGCTGACCGAGTTCAGCAGCAACGACTACCTGGGCCTGGCGCAGCAGTTCGAAGTGACCAACGCACTGCAGGACGCCGCTGCGCGCGAAGGTACGGGTGCCGGGGCATCGCACCTGGTCAGCGGCCACCATGCCATCCACGAAGGACTCGAGCGCGACGTGGCGGAATGGCTGGGCTATCCGCGTGCGCTGCTGTTCGGCAGCGGCTTCCTCGCCAATCTCGCCGTGCAGCAGGCTTTGCTGGAAGACGGAGACGTCTGCGTGCAGGACCGGCTCAACCACGCCAGTCTGCTCGATGCGACGCGACTGGCGGGAGCCAAGCTGCGGCGTTACCCGCACCTCGATCCGGAAGGCGCTCTGCGCCAGCTCAAGTTGCAGGCGGACGGCGCGGCGATGCTGGTGACGGACGGTGTCTTCAGCATGGACGGCGACACCGCCCCGTTGCGCGCCTTGAGTCTGGTGGCGCGCATGCAGCAGGCATTGCTGTTCGTCGACGACGCACATGGCGTCGGCGTGCGTGGGCCGGACGGACGCGGCAGCGTGGCGGAAGCGCGCATGGGCGTGGCCGACGTGCCCCTGCAACTGGTTACGCTTGGCAAGGCGCTTGGCGGTTACGGCGCCGTCGTCGTGGGGGAAGAAATGCTGATCCAGCATCTCGCCGAAACCGCGCGCCCCTACATCTACACCACCGCGCTGCCGCCGGCGCTGGCAGCGGCCACCCGCGTTGCGGTGAAGCACGCCCGCCGCGACCACTGGCGCCGCGAGAAGCTGCAATCGCTGGTGGATCGCTTCCGCAGCGGAGCCCAGCGCGCGGGCCTGCAATTGATGGCGTCAGAGTCGCCGATCCAGCCGGTGCTGTGCGGCAGCGACGCCAATGCGCTGGCCCTGTCCGCGGCGCTGGACAGTGCCGGTTACCTCGTGCCCGCCATCCGCCCGCCGACGGTGCCGGATGGCAAGGCACGCCTGCGCATCACCCTGTCCGCGCTGCACTCGGCGCAGGACGTGGACGGCCTGGTGGTGACGCTGGCGCGCTCCTGGGATGCCGTACAGCGCGTGCACGGGGCCGTCGCCTGA
- the bioB gene encoding biotin synthase BioB, which yields MSSHISIDAPVLRHDWGREELLALFDLPFPELLHRASAVHRRHFDPAEVQVSTLLSVKTGGCPEDCAYCPQAQRYDTGVNAQKLMDAEQVLAKAAQAKAAGASRFCMGAAWRSPKDRDIPKVAEMIRGVKALGLETCATLGMLSGAQANALKDAGLDYYNHNLDTAPDFYGDIIHTRQYQDRLDTLAHVRDAGMKTCCGGIVGMGESRDQRAGLLRALANLPAHPDSVPVNRLVQVAGTPLHGTTELDPFEFVRTIAVARITMPASMVRLSAGRESMSDELQALCFLAGANSIFYGEKLLTTGNPDTARDQALFARLGLRPMAVQVENVHDHHRTDAPGSGTVHADITHPAPDCGQAA from the coding sequence ATGTCCTCTCACATTTCGATCGATGCGCCGGTGCTGCGTCATGACTGGGGGCGAGAGGAACTGCTGGCCTTGTTCGACCTGCCGTTCCCCGAGTTGCTGCACCGGGCATCGGCCGTGCACCGTCGCCATTTCGATCCGGCCGAGGTGCAGGTTTCGACCCTGCTGTCGGTGAAGACCGGTGGCTGCCCGGAGGACTGCGCGTACTGCCCGCAGGCCCAGCGCTACGACACCGGCGTGAACGCGCAGAAACTGATGGATGCCGAACAGGTGCTGGCGAAGGCTGCGCAGGCCAAGGCCGCTGGCGCGTCGCGCTTCTGCATGGGCGCAGCCTGGCGCTCGCCCAAGGACCGCGACATCCCCAAGGTCGCCGAGATGATCCGCGGCGTGAAGGCGCTGGGCCTGGAGACCTGCGCCACGCTGGGCATGCTGAGCGGCGCGCAGGCGAACGCGTTGAAGGATGCCGGCCTGGACTACTACAACCACAACCTCGACACCGCACCCGACTTTTACGGCGACATCATCCACACGCGCCAGTACCAGGACCGCCTGGACACGCTGGCGCACGTGCGGGATGCCGGCATGAAGACCTGCTGTGGCGGCATCGTCGGCATGGGCGAGTCGCGCGACCAGCGCGCCGGCCTGCTGCGGGCACTGGCGAACTTGCCGGCGCATCCGGATTCGGTACCGGTCAACCGCCTGGTGCAGGTGGCCGGCACCCCGCTGCATGGGACGACCGAACTGGATCCGTTCGAATTCGTCCGCACCATCGCCGTGGCCCGCATCACGATGCCGGCCTCCATGGTGCGGCTGTCGGCAGGACGCGAGTCCATGAGCGACGAACTGCAGGCACTGTGCTTCCTGGCGGGCGCCAACTCGATCTTCTACGGCGAGAAGCTGCTGACCACCGGCAACCCGGACACTGCGCGTGACCAGGCCCTGTTCGCGCGCCTCGGATTGCGGCCGATGGCCGTGCAGGTGGAAAACGTGCACGACCATCACAGAACCGATGCCCCCGGCAGCGGTACGGTGCATGCCGACATCACCCACCCTGCGCCGGATTGCGGCCAGGCGGCGTAG
- a CDS encoding ComF family protein yields MDALKVDGWYRWASTLLLAPRCLVCRERGANGVDLCTSCRKQLPWNRSSCLRCGLPMPAPGECGDCLRRSPALTHTCAVFVYGFPLDRLIPRFKFHRDLAAGRLMAELMAGALGSTPRPDAIVPVPLHARRMRERGYDQALELARPLAATLDLPLRSDLLQRVRATAPQSELDAGQRQRNLAKAFAARNEATPLRHVALVDDVMTTGATLEAAARALRGAGVQRVDAWVCARAP; encoded by the coding sequence ATGGATGCTCTCAAAGTTGACGGTTGGTATCGATGGGCCAGCACACTGCTGCTGGCACCACGCTGCCTTGTCTGCCGCGAACGCGGCGCCAATGGCGTCGATCTGTGCACTTCGTGCAGGAAACAGCTTCCATGGAACCGCTCTTCCTGCCTTCGCTGCGGGCTCCCGATGCCGGCCCCCGGCGAGTGCGGAGACTGCCTGCGCCGGTCTCCGGCGTTGACGCATACCTGCGCCGTTTTCGTCTATGGCTTTCCGCTGGACCGGCTGATCCCGCGCTTCAAGTTCCACCGCGACCTGGCGGCCGGACGCCTGATGGCCGAGTTGATGGCGGGTGCGCTGGGGTCCACACCGCGCCCTGACGCGATCGTGCCGGTCCCGCTGCACGCGCGGCGCATGCGCGAGCGCGGCTACGACCAGGCGCTGGAGCTGGCGCGCCCGTTGGCTGCAACGCTGGACCTGCCGCTGCGCAGCGACCTGCTGCAGCGGGTCCGTGCCACCGCGCCGCAGTCCGAGCTCGATGCCGGGCAGCGCCAGCGCAACCTAGCCAAGGCGTTCGCAGCGCGGAACGAGGCCACCCCTCTGCGGCACGTGGCACTGGTCGACGATGTGATGACGACGGGCGCCACCCTGGAGGCGGCGGCGCGCGCCCTGCGGGGCGCTGGCGTGCAACGGGTGGATGCATGGGTCTGCGCGCGGGCGCCATGA
- the ubiA gene encoding 4-hydroxybenzoate octaprenyltransferase, which translates to MTYERFEATAVPRWRERLGQYWKLVRGDRPIGVLLLLWPTWWALWLAADGVPPLWTLFVFTAGVWLTRSAGCVINDYADRWLDPQVERTRDRPLATGAVSGREALTVFAVLMLVAFGLVLTLNRLTVWLSVVGVFLAASYPYLKRYTYLPQVYLGLAFGWGIPMAFAAVQGEVPPVAWVLYGANILWATAYDTWYAMVDREDDIRAGSKSTAILFGDLDLVIQGVLYALVLVALYLVGRQAGLGPAYWAALGVAVLLVAWEFVIARHRGREACFRAFLHNNWVGAVVFAGLALDLSGLAA; encoded by the coding sequence ATGACATACGAGCGTTTTGAAGCGACGGCTGTACCGCGCTGGCGGGAGCGCCTGGGGCAGTACTGGAAACTGGTGCGTGGCGATCGTCCGATCGGCGTGCTGCTGTTGCTGTGGCCCACGTGGTGGGCGCTGTGGCTGGCCGCCGACGGGGTCCCGCCGCTGTGGACGCTGTTCGTGTTCACCGCCGGGGTATGGCTGACGCGATCGGCGGGCTGCGTCATCAATGACTATGCCGACCGCTGGCTGGACCCGCAGGTGGAACGCACCCGTGATCGCCCTCTGGCAACAGGGGCCGTGAGTGGGCGTGAGGCGCTGACCGTGTTCGCCGTGCTGATGCTGGTCGCGTTCGGGCTGGTGCTGACGTTGAACAGGCTCACCGTCTGGCTGAGCGTCGTCGGCGTGTTCCTGGCGGCGAGCTACCCGTACCTGAAGCGATACACCTACCTGCCCCAGGTCTACCTGGGGCTGGCGTTCGGCTGGGGCATCCCGATGGCGTTTGCCGCGGTGCAGGGCGAGGTGCCGCCGGTGGCGTGGGTGTTGTATGGCGCCAACATCCTGTGGGCCACCGCTTACGACACCTGGTATGCGATGGTGGACCGTGAGGACGATATCCGGGCGGGGTCGAAATCCACCGCCATCCTCTTCGGCGATCTCGATCTTGTCATCCAGGGCGTGCTGTATGCGCTGGTGCTGGTGGCTTTGTACCTGGTGGGAAGACAGGCGGGCCTGGGCCCTGCTTACTGGGCCGCCCTGGGTGTCGCCGTGCTCCTGGTCGCGTGGGAGTTCGTCATCGCCCGCCACCGGGGACGGGAAGCATGCTTCCGGGCATTCCTGCACAACAACTGGGTGGGGGCCGTGGTGTTCGCCGGCCTGGCCTTGGATCTGTCCGGACTGGCGGCGTAG
- a CDS encoding serine/threonine-protein kinase — MSDLAARALELFDEYVDLTPPQRSVALARLKAEDPALHDALHRLLAADAADDALQGIAFDALVGLSGSEDPDPSSARIGNRLGPWRIDSVLGTGGMGTVYEASRVDGQYNKRVALKCIRAEMSSPALIDAFMRERNHLAQLDHPHIAPLLDGGVEEDGRPWFAMRLVHGISIDLWADQQRLTLHERVALLLQACHALQYAHAHGVLHQDIKPSNVLVSTDGRVHLLDFGLSTVIDGREGASAPRIAVSNGYTAPEVLAGATASAASDIYSIGVVLYQLLVADWPRPLLPLHASLITQPTTPARAPSALAIAASSDVAWKRKCRDGRHLCKRLRGDLDAIALKCVDRSPDGRYPGIGALVDDLERWLERRPVAARRGGRSYVVRRFLQRNALASALAVSVVVVAATGAGVLTWFHLRDRQEMRDMQAVSSMFEQTLGAATLSGLAEARPSSRQLLEKSEAHLRELPLRSSPAIKARALASLARSYALLGDYEHALALASEANLLLADDRAHQSDTQATLATLLNLQSRHAEAREVASAGLQQATSARPTADMATLSLLTELARANWSLSEYESAFDALTFAQEAAAGMPSRVALDTRAELLILRGQWHLQLLNLPDAARDLQLAIDQAGSTSPALADNAREARVSLLLLQGRYVEANQLAESLLASRRQRLGPTHPDTARSQRLLLEVMSQQPTAVAIEPATMQKVRNAIIAAYGTRHPEYGRLLMLEARLHLLDDPASALALAAQAAHLLEQMLGPRHQATLEAKEQQARALMAAASRQSGTNANASLTQAIGLLQEVVHATRQHRLPSPAAKHTLAQALLRRAGRGEPGDVTDRQRAETVLQDALVEASRHLGTDHAMTARIRESLVRNYQPGTPDTAQALPGP, encoded by the coding sequence ATGTCCGACCTAGCGGCCCGTGCGCTTGAACTGTTCGACGAATACGTCGATCTCACGCCACCGCAGCGTTCGGTCGCTCTTGCGCGCCTCAAGGCGGAAGATCCCGCGCTCCACGATGCCCTGCACAGGCTCCTGGCCGCCGACGCTGCGGACGATGCGCTGCAAGGCATTGCATTCGATGCCCTTGTCGGACTCTCGGGAAGTGAAGATCCAGATCCTTCCTCGGCCCGCATAGGCAACCGCCTGGGGCCATGGCGCATCGACAGCGTGCTGGGGACCGGCGGCATGGGCACGGTCTACGAAGCCAGTCGCGTCGACGGGCAGTACAACAAGCGCGTCGCACTCAAGTGCATCCGGGCCGAGATGTCCTCGCCGGCATTGATCGACGCCTTCATGCGCGAACGCAACCACCTCGCGCAACTCGATCACCCCCACATCGCTCCACTGCTCGACGGCGGCGTTGAAGAAGATGGTCGGCCCTGGTTCGCGATGCGACTGGTGCATGGCATCTCGATCGACCTCTGGGCAGACCAGCAGCGCCTGACACTGCACGAGCGCGTGGCGCTGCTTCTGCAGGCGTGCCATGCGCTGCAATACGCGCACGCGCACGGCGTGCTGCACCAGGACATCAAGCCAAGCAACGTGCTGGTGTCGACGGATGGACGCGTCCATCTGCTCGATTTCGGGCTGTCGACCGTGATTGACGGAAGGGAAGGCGCGTCAGCACCCCGGATCGCGGTCTCCAATGGCTACACCGCACCCGAAGTGCTCGCTGGCGCAACGGCGTCTGCGGCCAGCGACATCTATTCGATCGGCGTGGTGCTTTACCAGCTGCTGGTCGCGGATTGGCCGCGCCCACTGCTGCCATTGCATGCCAGCCTGATCACGCAACCCACGACGCCCGCCCGCGCGCCTTCGGCTTTGGCCATCGCGGCCTCCTCCGACGTCGCGTGGAAGCGAAAGTGCCGAGATGGGCGGCACCTCTGCAAGCGCCTGCGGGGTGACCTGGACGCCATCGCACTGAAGTGCGTCGATCGCTCGCCTGACGGGCGCTATCCCGGCATCGGCGCGCTGGTGGACGATCTGGAGCGCTGGCTCGAGCGGCGACCGGTAGCGGCACGCAGAGGCGGGCGCAGCTATGTCGTGCGACGTTTCCTGCAGCGCAACGCGCTCGCCAGCGCGCTGGCCGTCAGCGTGGTCGTGGTCGCAGCGACCGGCGCCGGCGTGTTGACCTGGTTCCACCTCCGCGACCGGCAGGAAATGCGCGACATGCAGGCCGTGTCATCGATGTTCGAACAGACACTGGGCGCCGCAACGCTGTCGGGCCTCGCCGAGGCGCGTCCTTCTTCTCGGCAGTTGCTCGAGAAATCCGAAGCGCATCTGCGTGAACTTCCGCTGCGGTCCAGCCCCGCCATCAAGGCACGCGCACTCGCGTCGCTGGCCCGGAGCTATGCATTGCTTGGCGACTATGAGCATGCCCTTGCACTGGCAAGCGAAGCCAACCTCCTGCTGGCGGACGATCGCGCGCACCAGTCCGACACGCAGGCGACGCTCGCCACCCTGCTCAACCTGCAGTCACGCCATGCAGAAGCGCGCGAAGTTGCGTCAGCGGGCCTGCAGCAGGCGACTTCAGCTCGCCCGACCGCCGACATGGCCACCCTCAGTCTTCTGACGGAGCTGGCGCGCGCGAACTGGAGCCTGTCGGAATACGAGTCCGCATTCGATGCCCTGACCTTCGCGCAGGAAGCCGCCGCCGGCATGCCTTCCCGTGTGGCGCTCGACACCCGCGCCGAACTGTTGATCCTGCGCGGCCAGTGGCACCTGCAGCTGTTGAACCTGCCGGATGCGGCACGCGATCTTCAGCTTGCCATCGATCAGGCAGGCTCGACATCACCCGCGCTGGCAGACAATGCGCGCGAAGCACGCGTGTCGCTGCTGCTGTTGCAGGGGCGCTACGTCGAAGCCAACCAGCTGGCGGAATCGCTGCTGGCCTCGCGCCGCCAGCGACTGGGACCGACGCATCCCGACACCGCGCGCAGCCAGCGACTGCTGCTGGAGGTGATGTCCCAGCAGCCGACCGCCGTCGCCATCGAACCCGCCACGATGCAGAAGGTACGCAACGCCATCATCGCGGCCTACGGAACACGGCATCCGGAGTACGGGCGCCTGCTCATGCTGGAGGCCCGCCTGCACCTGCTCGACGATCCGGCCAGCGCGCTTGCGCTTGCCGCCCAGGCTGCCCACCTGCTGGAGCAGATGCTCGGTCCGCGCCATCAGGCCACGCTCGAAGCCAAGGAACAGCAGGCCCGCGCACTCATGGCGGCTGCATCCCGTCAGTCTGGCACCAATGCCAACGCATCGTTGACGCAAGCCATCGGCCTTCTGCAGGAGGTCGTCCACGCCACACGGCAGCACCGCCTGCCCTCCCCCGCAGCCAAGCACACGCTGGCACAGGCGTTGCTCCGGCGCGCCGGTCGCGGCGAGCCTGGGGACGTGACCGACAGGCAGCGGGCGGAGACGGTGTTGCAGGACGCACTGGTGGAAGCAAGCCGCCACCTGGGCACTGACCATGCCATGACGGCCCGGATCCGCGAATCGCTGGTACGGAACTACCAGCCCGGAACTCCCGATACCGCGCAGGCCCTGCCTGGCCCCTAG